In Euphorbia lathyris chromosome 10, ddEupLath1.1, whole genome shotgun sequence, a single genomic region encodes these proteins:
- the LOC136209980 gene encoding serine/threonine-protein kinase BRI1-like 2, which produces MEAISVESFHKLTVVVVVFMLLLLFHVSVAEQGFVTSSIKTDAAALIQFKKMIQNDPNEVLSGWQLKRSPCAWYGVSCSLGRVTQLDLTSAKLSGIISFDTLASLHMLASLKLSSNLFVVNSTSLLHLPFGLQHLELSSALLVGTFPDNFFSRNPNLVYVNLSHNNLTGSLPHDLLSNSDKFQSLDLSYNNFTGPIYDLKIENSCNSLLQFDLSVNHLIDSIPPSLSNCTNLKSLNLSFNMLTGEIPRSFGELTSLQRLDFSHNHLSGWMPSELGNACGSLLEFKLSFNNISGSIPASFSSCSWLQLLDLSNNNLSGTFPDSLLQNLSSLESLLLSYNLISGSFPASISYCKNLRVLDLSSNKFSGTIPPDICPGAAALEELRMPDNLIVGEIPAQLSQCSKLKTLDFSINYLNGSIPAELGQLENLEQFIAWYNGLEGNIPPELGNCRNLKDLILNNNHLSGELPVELFSCSNLEWISLTSNRITGEVPKEFGLLSRLAVLQLGNNSLSGEIPTELGNCSSLVWLDLGSNRLTGEIPARLGRQLGAKALGGIPSGNTLVFVRNVGNSCQGVGGLLEFAGIRSERLLQVPTLKTCDFTRLYTGPVLSLFTQYQTLEYLDLSYNQLRGKIPDEIGDMMALQVLVIAHNQLSGEIPPSLGQLKNLGVFDASHNRLQGQIPDSFSNLSFLVQIDLSYNELTGEIPQRGQLSTLPATQYEHNPGLCGVPLPDCHGGNGAGTSSPNTDGGREGRKAATSSWANSIVLGILISVASLCILVVWMIAMRIRHREAEEVKMLNSLQASHAATTWKIEKEKEPLSINVATFQRQLRKLKFSQLIDATNGFSADSLIGSGGFGEVFKATLKDGSSVAIKKLIRLSCQGDREFMAEMETLGKIKHRNLVPLLGYCKIGEERLLVYEFMEYGSLEEMLHGRRSKDRRILSWDERKKIARGAAKGLCFLHHNCIPHIIHRDMKSSNVLLDQDMEARVSDFGMARLISALDTHLSVSTLAGTPGYVPPEYYQSFRCTAKGDVYSFGVVLLELLTGKRPTDKDDFGDTNLVGWVKIKVREGKQMEVIDQELLSVSKGTDEAEAEEVKEMARYLEITLQCVDDFPSKRPNMLQVVALLREFMPGLANGSSNSA; this is translated from the coding sequence ATGGAAGCCATCTCAGTTGAGAGTTTCCATAAACTTacagttgttgttgttgtctttatgttgttgttgttgtttcatGTATCTGTAGCTGAACAAGGTTTTGTTACTTCTTCCATCAAGACGGATGCTGCTGCTCTGATTCAGTTCAAAAAGATGATCCAAAACGATCCCAATGAAGTTTTATCAGGATGGCAGCTAAAGAGAAGCCCCTGTGCCTGGTATGGAGTTTCTTGCTCTCTTGGAAGAGTAACTCAGCTTGATCTTACATCTGCCAAACTTTCCGGAATTATATCTTTTGATACTTTAGCTTCTCTTCATATGTTAGCTTCTCTCAAATTATCTTCCAATTTATTTGTTGTAAATTCCACTTCTTTGCTTCATCTCCCTTTTGGATTGCAGCATCTTGAACTATCTTCTGCTCTACTTGTAGGTACTTTTCCTGACAATTTTTTCTCCAGGAATCCAAATCTTGTTTATGTCAATCTTTCCCATAATAATTTAACAGGTTCTTTACCTCATGATCTCTTGTCCAACTCTGATAAATTCCAGTCCCTGGACCTCTCTTATAACAATTTTACAGGGCCAATTTATGACttgaaaattgaaaactcttGCAATTCCTTGTTGCAATTTGATCTGTCAGTAAATCATTTAATAGATTCAATTCCTCCTTCGCTTTCCAATTGCACTAATTTAAAGAGTTTGAATTTGTCCTTCAATATGCTTACAGGAGAGATTCCAAGATCTTTTGGTGAACTAACTAGTTTACAAAGATTGGATTTTTCTCATAATCATCTCAGTGGTTGGATGCCTTCTGAATTAGGAAATGCTTGTGGATCACTTTTAGAGTTTAAGCTTTCTTTTAATAACATTTCTGGCTCTATTCCTGCGTCTTTCTCCTCTTGTTCATGGCTGCAACTTCTTGATTTGTCTAACAATAACTTATCTGGAACTTTTCCAGATTCACTCCTTCAAAATCTCAGCTCATTAGAGAGTTTGTTGTTGAGTTACAATCTCATCTCTGGTTCATTTCCTGCTTCCATTTCATACTGCAAAAATTTGAGAGTTTTGGATCTTAGTTCAAATAAATTTTCTGGCACAATTCCACCAGATATATGTCCTGGCGCTGCTGCTCTTGAGGAGCTGCGAATGCCTGATAATCTGATTGTAGGAGAAATTCCTGCTCAATTGTCACAATGTTCCAAGTTAAAGACACTTGATTTTAGCATAAACTACCTCAACGGATCGATTCCAGCTGAACTCGGGCAGTTAGAAAACCTTGAACAGTTTATAGCATGGTACAATGGCTTGGAAGGGAACATTCCACCAGAACTTGGAAATTGCAGAAACCTCAAAGATCTCATTCTCAACAACAATCATCTTAGTGGTGAACTTCCAGTTGAGTTATTTAGTTGCAGTAATCTTGAATGGATATCTCTTACAAGCAATCGGATCACAGGAGAAGTTCCCAAAGAATTCGGCCTATTGTCAAGGCTAGCTGTTCTGCAACTTGGAAATAACAGCTTGTCCGGAGAAATACCGACGGAGCTAGGAAATTGCAGCAGCTTAGTTTGGTTAGACCTTGGCAGTAATAGACTTACAGGGGAAATCCCAGCTAGGCTTGGTCGGCAGCTCGGTGCCAAAGCATTGGGTGGAATTCCATCTGGGAACACTTTAGTGTTTGTAAGAAATGTGGGTAATTCATGTCAAGGAGTTGGAGGTTTGCTTGAATTTGCTGGTATCAGATCTGAAAGATTGTTGCAAGTTCCAACACTTAAGACTTGTGATTTCACAAGGTTGTATACAGGGCCAGTCCTGAGTCTTTTCACACAGTACCAAACCCTGGAATATCTTGATCTTTCTTACAATCAGCTCCGAGGGAAAATCCCTGACGAAATCGGGGATATGATGGCTCTGCAAGTTCTTGTAATAGCACATAACCAGTTATCAGGAGAGATTCCTCCATCACTTGGCCAGCTAAAGAATTTGGGGGTTTTTGATGCATCTCATAACAGATTGCAGGGGCAAATTCCTGATTCATTCTCAAACCTGTCTTTCTTGGTGCAAATTGATCTGTCCTATAATGAATTAACAGGCGAAATTCCGCAGAGAGGGCAGCTGAGTACACTTCCAGCCACACAGTATGAACACAATCCTGGTCTTTGCGGGGTTCCGTTGCCTGACTGCCATGGTGGAAATGGTGCAGGAACGTCTAGTCCTAATACTGATGGAGGCCGAGAAGGCAGGAAGGCTGCAACTTCATCATGGGCTAATAGCATTGTTTTAGGGATACTAATTTCTGTTGCTTCTCTGTGCATTCTGGTGGTCTGGATGATCGCGATGCGTATAAGGCATAGGGAGGCAGAGGAGGTAAAGATGCTGAATAGCTTGCAAGCATCTCATGCTGCCACAACATGGAAGattgagaaagaaaaagagccATTGAGCATCAATGTAGCTACCTTTCAAAGGCAGCTAAGAAAGCTCAAGTTCTCCCAACTCATTGATGCTACGAATGGCTTCTCCGCAGACAGCCTTATCGGTTCAGGAGGGTTCGGAGAAGTGTTCAAGGCTACATTGAAGGACGGATCAAGTGTTGCTATAAAGAAGTTGATTAGGTTGAGCTGTCAGGGCGATAGAGAATTCATGGCTGAAATGGAAACTCTAGGGAAAATCAAGCACAGAAACCTTGTTCCTCTACTAGGCTACTGCAAAATAGGCGAAGAAAGACTACTAGTGTACGAATTCATGGAGTATGGAAGCCTTGAAGAAATGCTCCATGGAAGGAGGAGTAAAGACAGGAGAATACTGAGTTGGGATGAAAGGAAAAAGATAGCAAGAGGAGCAGCAAAAGGACTATGTTTCCTTCACCATAACTGCATACCACATATCATTCACCGCGACATGAAGTCGAGCAACGTATTACTTGATCAGGATATGGAAGCAAGAGTTTCAGATTTCGGAATGGCAAGGCTGATAAGTGCACTTGACACGCATCTAAGCGTAAGCACGCTAGCAGGAACTCCTGGATACGTGCCGCCTGAGTATTACCAGAGCTTCAGGTGCACTGCTAAAGGAGATGTATATTCATTTGGGGTAGTACTGCTTGAACTACTCACAGGAAAAAGGCCTACAGACAAGGATGATTTCGGAGACACAAACTTGGTGGGATGGGTGAAAATTAAAGTAAGAGAAGGGAAACAAATGGAAGTTATTGACCAAGAATTGTTATCAGTGAGTAAAGGAACAGATGAAGCTGAAGCTGAAGAAGTTAAGGAAATGGCTAGATATTTGGAGATAACATTGCAGTGTGTGGATGACTTCCCTTCAAAAAGGCCAAACATGTTGCAAGTTGTGGCCTTGTTGCGAGAGTTCATGCCTGGATTAGCCAATGGAAGCAGCAAtagtgcttaa